In Anaeromyxobacter diazotrophicus, the sequence TGCCGCGGGCGCCGCTCACGCCGCCGCCGCGGCGCTGGCTGCCGCCCCGCCCGCCATGGCGCGGCGGTAAGCCGCCACGCCGGCGTGGGTGGCGCGCTCGGGCGCCGGCGCGCGGGACGGCGGGGGCGCGGGAGGGCGCGAGCGCGCCGCGCGGTACCAGCGCACGGTGCCGCGCGGCACCGGCGCCGCGCCGCGGCTCGCCTCGCGCGCCTCGGCCGTGAGCGTGACCTTCTCCGCGTGCGTGGCGGCGCGCGCTGCCTCGCCGTCGGCGGGCGCGGCGGCGGGGAGCGCGGGGAGCGCGCCGATGCGGGCGAGGTCGAGCGTCACGGGGTGCGGCGCCTCTGCCGCCGGCGCAGCCTACACGAGCGCGCGGGCGCGGGGCGTCCCCCGGCGGGCTGACGCCCCGCCCGACCCGGCCGCGACGCCCCGGGTCGGCGGCCCCTCACCCGCGCCGCACACCTACAGTCCGTCGAACGCCACCTCCTCGACCTCGAAGCGCGCGTACGGGAAGGGCCGCCCCTCGATGATCCAGCTCGCCTCCATGTGAAAGGGGACGAGCACGCCGTCCACCGGGCGGAAGTCGCCGGACGCGCCGTGGAACGGCGTCTTCACGCTCCGGCCGCCGCCGAGGTCGCGCTCCCGCTCGCCGCTCATCCCGGTCATGAGCCCGTCGGGGCCGAAGGCGAAGGTGGCGGTCACGGCGCGGCCGCCCACCGCCAGCGTGGCGCGGGCGTGGTCCGCGTCGATCGCCTCCCACCGCAGGTGGCGCGCGTCGAGGAAGGCGGTCGGCATCCAGGCGAGCTCGCCGAGCAGCCGGAGCAGCGCGCCCTGGTCCAGCGCGGCGCCGCGCGCGCGCTGGAGCGTGACCGTGGACGCGAGCTTCACGAGCATCTCGCCCTCGCCGTCGACGGAGCGGTCCCGCGCGTCGATCCACAGCCCGGCCCCGGCCCGCACCCGCCCGTGCCAGACGAAGCCGGGCGGCGCGCTCGAGAGCCACTGCTCGCCGCGGATGGGCAGCCAGGGTTTGTCGAGCCCGGGCCGGAACGTGCCCCCGTGGCGGAGGTGCGCGGCGCGCAGCGGCGCGTGCCGCCCCGCCCCGGACACCTCCAGGTAGCGGCGCACCGGCGCCGGGAGGCCGTCGAGCTGCGGGCGGTGGGAATTCGGCGCGGAAGCGGCCGCGCGCGCCGCGAGCGCCGCGCCCTCCGCCGCGGCGCTCCGCTCGAAGCGCTCCCGCCGCTCCAGGACGAGCAGCGCCAGGGCCGCGAACACGGCGAGCGCGATCCCGATCCAGGTGGTCACCGAGTGGCCCCTTCGCGCGCCGGGGGACGCGCGGCGCGGGCGCGATTCTACGCCGAGCCGCGCGATGCGGGCCGACGTTCGCCGGGCGCCCTGGTGAGCCGTCCAGCGCTTCTCGCCCTGCAGGCGCTCGCCTCCCCGGCCGCGTCGAAGATGGGGCCTGTCGCACCGAGCGGGCGAGCGCCTGGGCCATCGCCCGTACGCCGGCCGGACGATCGGTGAACCCCCCGCCCGCGTGAAATCTCCGCGGTCGCGGCCCTCTCGCACACCTTGTCCGCTGGTATGCGGCGGTGTGAGCGAAGGCGTGTGCTACACCCGCACCACCCCTCGGCCGGGGGGAACAGGCTCGCTCGGCGAGTCGTTCGGGGAGCGCAGGACCACCCCGAAAGGAGCCGCCCTTGCCGCCCGCCCGCCCCCTCCTGGCGCTCGCCGTCGCCCTGGCGCTGCCGGTCGCCGCGCGCGCCACCACCGTCTGGACGGCGACGGGGACCGAGAAGATCCGCCCCGGCGCGGCCGCCCGGGCCGACGCGGCGGGGACGCTCTCGGCCGCGAAGAACGAGTTCGAGGCGTTCCAGATCGCGGTGGTGGGCCCCGCCACCGGCGTCTCCGCGACAGCCACCGCGCTCACCGGGCCGGGCGTGATCGCGGCCCCGCGGCTCTACCGCGAGGCGCTCATCGACCTCCAGTACGCGTCGGCCGCCGACGGCGCGACGGGCAGCTTCCCCGACGCGCTCATCCCGGACGTCGACGACGTGGTGGGCGAGAAGCGCAACGCGTTCCCCTTCGACGTGCCGGCCGGCCAGACCTGGGTGCTCTACGTCGAGGTGCACGTCCCACCCGGCGCCGCGGCCGGCGACTACGCGGGGACGGTGACGGTCCACGCCGCCGAGGGCGACGCGGTCGTCCCGGTGAAGCTCACCGTGTGGGACTTCGCGCTCCCCTCCACCTCGTCCCTGCGCTCGGCCTTCGGCGAGGGCGGCGCCGCCGCCCGGCACGCGCTCTCGGGCGACGCGCTCACCGCGCTCGAGACGCGCTACGCGCAGCTCGCGCTCGACCACCGCGTCTCGCTCCACGACGTGCGCGACGGCGCGAACCCGGACTGGGCCCACTTCGACCGGTGGTATGGGCCGCTCCTCGACGGCGCGATGCCCACCCAGCTCGCCGGGGCGCGGCTCACCTCGATGTCGAGCGGCGCCGACCTCGCCTCCGCGGCGCAGCACGCCGACTGGGCGGCGCACTTCAAGGCCAGGGGCTGGTTCGGCCGGCTCTTCCAGTACACCTGCGACGAGCCGCCCATCACCTGCGCCTGGTCGGACATCGCCGCCCGCGCGCAGAACGCGAAGCAGGCCGACCCGAGCTTCCGCACCCTCGTCACCACCGACGCCGCCCAGGCCACCCAGAACGGCGTGCTCGGATCGATCGACCTCATGGTGCCGGTCATCAACTACCTCGACGACCGGCCGTACGACGCCTACGGGTGGACCGCCGGCGGCGAGACGCGGCCCGCCTACGACGCCTTCCTCTCGGCGCCGGGCAAGGAGCTGTGGCTCTACCAGAGCTGCATGAGCCACGGCTGCGGCGGCACGGTGGACATCGGCAACCCCACCGCGAGCGACCTCTACTGGACCGGCTGGCCGAGCTACATGGTGGACGCGAGCGCGGTGCGGAACCGCGCCATGGAGTGGTTCAGCTTCCGGTACGGGGCGTCGGGCGAGCTGTACTACGAGACCACCCAGGCCTACTACGCGCGCGATCCCTGGACCGGCGGGCTGTGGGACTTCACCGGCAACGGCGACGGCACGCTCTTCTGGCCCGGCACCCCCGACCGCATCGGCGGCACGACCGACATCCCGCTCGCCTCGCTCCGCCTCAAGCTCGTCCGCGAGGGAATGGAGGACTACGAGTACCTGAAGCTCCTCACCGACCTGGGCGGCGGCGACGAGGCGCAGGCCATCGCGAAGCAGCTCTTCCCGCACCCGTGGCAGTCGGACGCGAAGCCGGCCGACCTGCTGGCGGCCCGGGCGCAGCTCGCGGCGCGCATCGTGGCCCTCTCGTCCCAGGCCGCGCCGGCGGCGAGCTCGAGCGGGGCGGGGGGCTCGGCCGCGACCAGCTCCCCCGGCGGCTCCGCCGGCTCATCCGCGTCGGGCACCGCGTCCGGCGCGTCCGGCTCCGGCTCCGGCGCCGCGTCCGGCTGCGGCGCGGCCGGCGGCGACCCGGCCGGCCTCCTCACCTTCCTCGGCGGTCCGCTGGCGCTCGCCTGGCGGCGGCGTCGCCTCCGCGCGGGCGCGGCGCGCTGAGCGCTTCCGCCAGCGCGCGCCCCAGCTCGTCGTGCGCGGCGAGCCAGGGCCGCGCCTCGCGCGGGAAGCCGCGCAGGGAGGGCGCGAGCCGGGCGGCGAGCCGGTCCACCAGCCCGCCCAGCCCGGCCCGGCGCGCCAGGGCTGCCAGCTCGCGGTCCTCGATGGCGTCGCGGACGAGCTTGAGCCGGATCGACTCGACCGGGAACGGGTTCGCCCCGCCGAGCTCGCCCGGCAGGCCCGGGTAGAGGAGCGTCCCGTCGCCGTTCCCGGCGAACGCGCGCACGTCCCGCCACGGCTCGCGGGTCCACGCCTCGAGGGTCTGGTAATACAGCTCGCCCGCCACGCCGGCGCGCTCGGCGAGCCAGCCCAGCGCGCGCACGCTCGCGCCAGGGCGGTCCACCTCGTACCCGGGCCAGCCGGCGAACTCGCGCACCATCCGCTCGCGCGCGCGCCCCGCGGCCGGCAGCTCGTCGCACCCGTGGCTCAGGCAGGAGGCGTACCAGAACGGGCGCCCGTCCCAGCCGCCCGATCCGCCGCGGCGCGCGCCCGGGAACGCGGCCGGGCCCTTCCCGTCGAAGAAGACGAGGTTCGGCGCCCAGGCCTCGACCAGCCCCTCGAGCCCGGGGCGCGGCTCGCTCGTGACGAAGGTGCGCACGCCCGCCTCGCGCGCCGCCCGCGCCCGCCGCGCCAGCGCCGGCAGCTCGCCGGGCTTCGGCTCGTCGAGCGTGTAGAGCCAGAGCGCCCCCTCCCAGCCGCGCGCCTGGAAGTGCTCGCGCCAGGCGCGCAGGAGCGCCACCTGATCCGCCAGCGGCGCCTCCCAGTCGCGGGCGCGGACGCGCGCGTCGGCGAAGGTGCCGCGCACGCCGGGCACGAGCGTGCCGTCGAGGATGGGCCCGACCTCGGCGTCGTAGGCGCTCCAGTCGAGCGCGCAGCGCGCCGCGGTGCAGTCGCCGGCCGGCGGGTCGTAGCTGAGCCCGTGCGGCGAGACGCGGTGCCGCAGCAGCGCGGCGGCGAGGGCGCGCGCCAGGACCGGATCGTCGGGGCGGCCGAGCGCCTTCGTGCCGACGCGCGTCGGGAGGCCGAAGGTGACCGTGTGCGCGCTCGTGGCGGGGAGCGCGAACGGCCACACCTCGAGCCGCACCGGCACCTCGGCGAGCGCGCGGGCGCCGTCGGCGAGCCGGACCGCCCCGCGGTAGCGGCCGGGCGCGGCGCCGGCCGGGACGCACAGCTCGACCCAGATCGCCTGCAGCCGCCCCGCCGGGACCGCCACCGGGAACGCGCGCCGCGGCTCGCCGAAGAAGCCGTCGCGGACCGGCACGAGCGGGTCGGGCCAGGCGCCGCGCGCGCCGTCGGGGCCGGAGGGCGCGGCGAGCTCCACCGTCGCGACGCGGTAGAGGGCGGGCGCGAGGGCGGAGGGGCCGGCCAGCGCGGGCGCCTCGGCCGTGAGCGCGGCGAGGGGCCGCGCGGCGCGCACCGCGATCTGGGCCGACTCGCACTCCCCGCGCGCGGCGGAGAGCTCGATGGCGCGCCCCGGCGGCAGCGGGTCCCCCGGCCGGAGCTTGTCGAGGGCGCCGGCGGTCCCGAAGACCCCCGGCGCGGCCGGGGCCGCGGCGGCGAGGAGCGCGGCGGCGAGGAGCGCGAGAGCCACGCCGGGAGGGTGGGCACGGGCCCGGGGCGCCGCAGGGCGCCACCCGCGGCCACGCCTCATCCGGGCGCCGCGCGCGGGGAGCCGCGGGCGCCGCCGTCCCCTATGTTCCGCCGCGAGCCAGGAGGTCCCCCTTGCGCACGCTCCGCCTTGGCCTCGCCGCCGCCCTCGTCGCCCTCGCCTGCAGCCACCGCCCGGCGGGCCCTCCCGCGCCGCCCGAGGCCACCGCGCCCCCGCCGCCCGGGGTCGCGCGGGTGTGGCACGGGCGCGTCCAGGCGGAGAAGGCGGACGCGTACGCCGCCTACCTGGCGAGCGCCATCACCAAGTTCCGGACCCTCCCCGGTAACCTCGGCTACGAGCTGCTGCGCGAGGACGGAGGCGCCGAGACGCACTTCATGGTCGTGAGCTACTGGACGACGGCGCAGGCCATCCACGCCTACGCGGGCGACGACATCTCCCGCACCCGGGCGCTGCCGCGCGATCCGGAGTTCCTCGTGGACCCGGAGCCGCTGGTGCACAACTACCGGGTGGTCGTGCAGGACCTCGCCCGCTGAGGCGGGCCGGCCACCCCCTACGTCCGGCGGGCGCCGGTCGGGTATGCTGCGCCCGTGCCGTGTGCCCTCGTCGTCGACGACTCCGCCAGCCAGGTGCTCGGCATCGCCGCGGCGCTGACGCGCGCGGGCTACGCGCCCGTGCACAGCGCGGTGGACTGGGCCGAGTGCCGGCGCGCGCTCGCCCGCGACGTCCCGGCGCTCATCGTGCTCGACGTGACGATGCCGGGCATGGTGAGCGGCGACGTCATGGCGATGCAGCTCCGCCGGAACCCGCGCTGCGTCGGGGCGCGCCTGGTGCTCTACTCGGGGCTGCGCGAGCACGACCTCGCGGTCCTGGCCGAGCGGTGCGGAGCGGACGCCCACCTCCGCAAGGGCGACGAGGCCGCGCTCGTCGCGCTGTGCAAGCAGCTCGTCCCGCCGGAGGTCCCGTGAGCACGCTCGACCCGGACGCGCTGCCCGAGGTGGCGGTGGCGTTCATGAACGCCGATCACCGCGAGGAGGCGCGCCGGCTGGTCGCCCTCACCGAGGCCCTGTCGGCGCTGAGCCAGGGACGGGGCGATCGCGGCGAGGTCGTCCGCCGGTGGACGGCGCTCGTGCAGCACACCCGCGAGCACTTCGCCCGCGAGGAGCGCGCCATGGAGCAGACGCGCTTCCCGCCGCGCGACGTGCACCGGGCCGAGCACGAGCTGGTGCTCTCCGCCATGGAGACGGAGGAGCAGGCGTTCCTCCAGGACGGCGACGCGGCGCGCCTCGCCCGCTACGTGGACCGCGCGCTGCCCGACTGGCTCCGCCGCCACATCGAGACGATGGACCTCGTGACCGCGCGCTTCCTGGCCGCCCGCGGCGCGTGAGCCGCTGGCGGCCGGCGCTCGGCTCAGGGCCCGCTCACGGACGGCCGGCGGAGGTCCGCCGGCGCGGCGCGGGGCGGGGCGACTTCACGCCCAGGAAGACGACGTGCCGCGCCCCCGCCGAGCCGGCGCGCGCCGGCGCGGGCACCGCCTCGGCCGCGAAGCCGGCCCGCCGCAGCGCCGCCAGGTAGCGATCGTCGGGGCCGGCCGACCACACCGCCAGCGCGCCCCCGGGCTTCAGCGCCTCGAACGCCAGGTGCACGCCGGCCTCGCCGTACAGCCGCTCGTTGCGGCCGTGGACCAGCGCCGACGGCCCGTTGTCCACGTCGAGCAGGATGGCGTCGAAGGCGCGGGTCGCCTCGGCGATGCGGTCCGCGACGTCGGAGACCTGGAGGCGCACGCGCGGGTCGTCGAGCGGGCGGCCGGCCAGCGCCGACACCGGCCCGCGGTTCCAGTCCACGAGCGCCCGCGACAGCTCCGCCACGATGACGCGCGCGCCGGCGGGCACGCGGTCGAGCACCGCGCGCACCGTGTAGCCGAGCCCGAGGCCCCCCACCAGCACCGTGTCGCGCCGGGCCGCGCGCTCCAGCCCCAGCGCCGCCAGCCCCTCCTCGGAGCCGTGGGCGCGGGACGACACCAGCACGTGGCCGCCGGCCCGCACCACCCACTCCGCGCCGCGCCGCGCCAGCACGAGCTCCGTGCCGTCCGGCGCGAGCGCGCGATCGATCGTCTCCCAGGGCTTCATCGGGGCGGCAGGATACCCCGAGACCCGGGCCGGCGCACACCCTGCGCCCTCCTCATACACGCTGCGTGATGGCCGGGCCGCGCGGCTCTGCTAGACTCGCCGGCCACGCAGCGCGGGAGGGGTCTTGCGCAGACGAGTTCTGGTGGTGCTGCTGGCGCTGCTCGGCGCGGGCTGCATGTCGACCGCCCGGGTGAGGCCGGACGCGGACCGGTGGCGCCGGGGCGTGAAGACGGTGGCGGTGCTGCCGTCCATCCGCGTCTACGAGGTGTCGGCCGGCGAGGTTCGGGAGCAGCGCGACGACTGGTCCGCGGAGGGCACCCGCCTCGTGGCGGACGCGCTCTCGGCCGGCCTGGCCGAGCGGGGCCTCACCCCGCGCGTCCTCGACCCCAAGGCGGAGAAGGCCGACCCGGAGCTGCGGGAGGTCCGCCTGCTCTACGAGGAGGTGAGCCTGGGCGTCTACCTCCTCGCCTACCCGCCCTTCGCCTCGCGCCACGTGCTCGAGCACTTCGACTACGAGGTGGGGTCGCTCGAGCGCGTGCTCGAGCGCGCCCGCGCCGACGCCCTGCTCGTCGCCTACGGCAAGTCCAACGTCTCCACCACCGGGCGCGCCATCACCCGCGCCCTCTTCGGCGGACAGTCCGACTTCAACCTGCTCACGGTGGGGCTCCTCGACCGCAAGGGCCACCTGGTGTGGTTCGACCTGGCCGGCGCCGAAGACCTGCGCGACCCCGGGACCGTGGGGCGCGCGGTGGCGGGGCTCCTCGACCGCCTGCCGGGGGAGGACCGGTGACGTCCCGCCCGCTGGCGCTCGCCGCGGTCGCGCTCGTGCTCGCCACCGGCTGCGCGGCCGCGCGCCTGCCGTCCCTCGCCGACGGCGAGCCGGTGATGGAGCAGGACGAGCGGCGCATGTGGCGGGTGGCCGAGGAGGCGGAGGACGACGCGCGGCACAACGGCGCGCTCGACCCCGACCCGGCGCTCGATCGCTACCTGGGGCAGGTGCTGAAGAAGCTCCTCCCGGCGCGCGCCGCCGGCCGCCTCCGCGCACACGTCTTCGCGGTGGCCGATCCCCGCCTCGACGCCTTCGCGCTGGCGGACGGGGCCATCTTCGTCTCGACCGGCCTGCTCTGCCGGCTCGAGAACGAGGCCCAGCTCGCGATCCTGCTCGGGCACGAGCTCACCCACGCGCTCCACCGGCACGCGGTGGTCGAGCACCGGACGGTCAAGAACAGCGCGGCGGTCTCCGCCAGCTTCGGGGGCGGGCTGGGCCTGGGGCGCCTGGGCGCGCTCGCCACCGTGGCCGGCTACTCGCGCGAACTGGAGCGCGAGGCGGACGAGGAAGGCCTCGCGCTCGCCGCCGGGGCCGGCTACGACGTGGCCGAGGCGCCGCGGCCCTTCGAGCACCTCCTGGCGTGGATGGAGGAGGAGGAGCTCGAGGAGCCGTTCCTGTTCGCGGACCACCCGCGTCTGAAGGACCGGATCGGGAACTACCGCCGGCTCCTCGCCACGGCCTACGCCGGCCGCAAGGGCGGCGAGAAGGGCCAGGACCGGTACCTCGCCGCGGTGCGCGAGCTGTACCTCCGCAACGCGCGGCTCGACCTCGCCGCCGGCCGCTTCGGCCCGGCCGAGCGCGGCGCCGCCCGGTACCTGGAGCTCCGGCCCCGCTCGGCGCCGGCGCTGGCGCTCTTGGGCGACGTCGCCGGCCAGCGCCAGGAGAAGGGCTCGGAGGCGAAGGCCGCCGAGCACTACCGGAAGGCGCTCGCGATCGACCCCGCCTGCCCCGAGGCGCAGCGCGGGCTCGGCCTCGCGCTCGCCCGCGCCGGCGACAAGAAGGGCGCGCGCCCCGCGCTGCGCCGGTACCTGGAGCTGCGCCCGCGCGCCGAGGACCGCGCCTGGATCGAGGCCGAGCTGGCCGAGCTGGAGGGGAAGCCATGAGGGTCGTCGCCGCACTGCTCCTCGCGCTGGGGCTCACCGGCTGCATGGGCCCGCAGACGCCGTGGGATCCCATCGGCCCGCGCTACGCCTCGAGCAACTGGTTCGGCCCGAAGTACGCGCTCGACATCCCGGAGGGCTGGCTCAAGCTCAACGCCGGGGAGGGCCTCACCAGCACCCGCGACGGGTGGACGCTGCAGAAGATCACCGTCCGCGTGCTCGATCCGGACAAGCCGCTCGGCCACACCAAGAAGACGCTCCGCGCCGGCATGGCGCCGCGCGAGCTGGCGGAGGTGCTCGTGGACGACGTGCGCGCGTCGGGCGCGCACGGCCTCTCGGTGGTCGAGACCAAGCCGGCGACGCTGGCCGGCGCGAAGGGCTTCCGCGCCGTCCTCGCCTACAAGGACGCGGAGGGCCTCGGCCGCCGCGCCGTGCTGACGGGCGCGTTCGTGGGCGACCGCGTGTGGCAGCTCGCCTACGACGCGCCCGAGCGGGTGTACTTCCAGAAGGACCTGCCGACGTTCGAGAAGGCGCTGGCGAGCTTCACGGTGCGGTAGGCTGGCCTGGCCGCGGCCGCCGCCCGGCCACCATGCGCCTCCACGCCCGGCTCCTCCTCGCCTCGCTCCTGCTCTCCGCCGGCGGCTGCTCGTGGTTCTGGCCGACGGTCGTGCGCACCTCGCCGCGCGAGCCGCTGTTCCACAGCGGGTTCCCGCTGGTCGGCCCGGCGCGGCTCGACGGCGCGCTCTGCTCGCTCGTGACGCTCGGCCCCGACGCGCTGGCGGTGGTGGAGCCGCCCGAGCCGCTCGACCGGGCGATCCCGCTCGAGCGCGCCTGCCCGGACGCGCGGTCGAGCGGTGAGGGATGGCCCAATCGCGCGCCGCCCCTCGTCCGCCTCGAGACGCCCCACGGGCCGGTGCACGGGTACCTCCACGCGCCGAAGTCGGCGACGGGTCTCCTCGTCGCCTTCAGCGGCCTCGGGATGCCCGCCTCGGGCTGGGTGAACGAGCGCTTCGCGGAGGTCGCGGCGCGCTCCGGGCTCGCCACGTTCGCGCCGGTCCGCGACGAGGCGGCGCGCCCGATCTGGTTCGACCCGCGCCGCGAGGCGACGCGCGCGCTCGACGCTGCCGAGCAGATCGCGAGCGCGTGCGCGATCGAGGATCCGCGCCGGCTGGCGTTCGTCGGCATCTCCATGGGCGGGCTCGAGGCGCTGCTCGCGAACCGCGAGGCGCTCGGGCGCGGCCTGGACACCCGGGCGGCGGTCCTCGATCCGCTGCTCGACTTCGCGCTCGTCGCCGACCACCTCGACAGCTTCTGGCACCCGCTCGCGGTGGACGCGGTGCAGGCCTACTTCCGGCGCATCCTCGCCGGCCGCTACGGCGAGGACCCGGCGCCCAGCTTCCGCGAGGTGCTGCGCCGCACGGCCGCGCACCCCGAGGCGATGACCGACCCCGTCGCCGACGCGCCGCCGCGGTGGCTGTGCGAGGCGCGGCGCGAGGCGTACCTCGTCTTCTTCTCCGAGGCGGACCCGGTGCTGGGCGACGGGCAGCGCGAGTTCGCGCGCGCCTGCCGCTTCCCGACCCGGCCTGCGGGCGCGCCGGGACACACGCCGCTCGCCTGCCGCCCGGAGCTCTTCGAGGAGCTGGTCCGCGGGGCCGTGGCGCGGCCCCGCGTGGCCTGCCCCGGCTCACTTCTTCGCGGGCGCGAACCCGAGGAACGTGCCGAGCGCGGAGGGGTTGAGGCTCGTGAGCAGGCTGATCCTCACCTCCGACGGATCGCCCGGCGGCCCGATCCCGCGATCGACCTTCATCCGTAGCAGCAGGCGCACCCACTTGCTCCCGAACGACGGGACCTCGATCTGGCCCTCGGCGTAGACGCGGTTCTGGTTGGCGCCCCTCCAGAACTGGTCGTTCGCGTACCCGGCCTCGACGAAGCCGCGCGTGTTGCCGAAGCTCTCGGCCGGCTCACCCGCGTTGTAGCCGAGGACCTGCATCCGGAGCCCCGTGAAGAGGCGGCCGCGGACGTCCGTCTTGTCGCCCGAGATGAGGCTGCGCATCCCGGCGCCCAGGACGGGGGCGAGCCACGGCTGGTGGCTCTCCTTCGCGCCGGCGAGGAACGGGAACGACGACCTGCCGTCGAGGTCGAGCAGGGCCCGCCCTGCGACGTCGAGCGTCGTGCCGCCGGTGTTGAGGAAGGAGGTCTGCGTGGCGCCGGGCGGCGGCGTCTGGAGCACCTCCACCTTCGTGAGCCGCAGGTCGACGTCCCCGCTGAGCCAGCTGAGCCAGCGCGAGTTGGCGTTGAGCGCCGCCTCGACGTGCGACGCGAACGAGCCGGCGGCGTCGAGGGCGAACGCGGCGCCGACGTCGATGGCGAGGTGGTGCTGCTCGAGCACGACCACGTCCTCGATCCGGACCCGGCCCGAGCAGTCCTGCAGCCCGGTGAACTCGACCTGGACGCGCCCGCCGTTCTCGAGGAGCTGCGCGTCCTGGTTCTCGAAGTCGACTCGGAAAACCTGCTCCTCGCAGCCGTTGGCGTCCCCGCTGGCGCAGCGCCGGAAGTACGCCACGTCCTTGAACTCGGCGAGCGGCCGGTCCTTCGAGAGGATGCGGATGGACGGGAGCTCCCTCGCGTCCCGCGTGCTGGCGACGCGCTCCAGCGTCGACGGCTCGACGGGGGCGAACTTGGCGTTGGTCGTCATGAACGATCCGTGGGTGCCGATCCACCGGAACGTCACGACCGGCGGCACGCAGCGCGTGGCGACGGCCTTGAAGTCCATCGCCGGGACGTCCTCGTCCTTGACCGTGACCGTCGCCGCGGCGGGCGTGAAGAGGTAGCCGTCCGCCGACGGCTTGACGGTGTAGGTCCCGTTCGCGAGGTTCCGGATCTCGTACCTGCCGGAGGAACTCGAGGTCGCGCTCGCGCTGTTGCTTCCGCTCACGGTCAAAGTGATCCCGGACACCACCGCCCCGGAGATCGTACCCGAGATGGCGTGCGGCTCCGTCTTGTCCGCCACGAAGTCCACCCCGGGGACGTCCTCGCGGCTCACCACGATCCGCGTGCTCGCCGGGGTGAACACGTACTCCTTGCTGGACGGGGCGACGGTGTACGCGCCGGGAGGCAGCTTCGCGAAGCTGAAGGCGCCGTTGGCATCGGACTTCGTGCTCTTCGTGCCGTCGCCCGTGGTGAGCGTGACCGCGACGTCCTTCTTCGCGGCGCCCGAGATCGTGCCCGACACCGCGT encodes:
- a CDS encoding DUF6544 family protein; amino-acid sequence: MTTWIGIALAVFAALALLVLERRERFERSAAAEGAALAARAAASAPNSHRPQLDGLPAPVRRYLEVSGAGRHAPLRAAHLRHGGTFRPGLDKPWLPIRGEQWLSSAPPGFVWHGRVRAGAGLWIDARDRSVDGEGEMLVKLASTVTLQRARGAALDQGALLRLLGELAWMPTAFLDARHLRWEAIDADHARATLAVGGRAVTATFAFGPDGLMTGMSGERERDLGGGRSVKTPFHGASGDFRPVDGVLVPFHMEASWIIEGRPFPYARFEVEEVAFDGL
- a CDS encoding DUF4091 domain-containing protein, with the translated sequence MPPARPLLALAVALALPVAARATTVWTATGTEKIRPGAAARADAAGTLSAAKNEFEAFQIAVVGPATGVSATATALTGPGVIAAPRLYREALIDLQYASAADGATGSFPDALIPDVDDVVGEKRNAFPFDVPAGQTWVLYVEVHVPPGAAAGDYAGTVTVHAAEGDAVVPVKLTVWDFALPSTSSLRSAFGEGGAAARHALSGDALTALETRYAQLALDHRVSLHDVRDGANPDWAHFDRWYGPLLDGAMPTQLAGARLTSMSSGADLASAAQHADWAAHFKARGWFGRLFQYTCDEPPITCAWSDIAARAQNAKQADPSFRTLVTTDAAQATQNGVLGSIDLMVPVINYLDDRPYDAYGWTAGGETRPAYDAFLSAPGKELWLYQSCMSHGCGGTVDIGNPTASDLYWTGWPSYMVDASAVRNRAMEWFSFRYGASGELYYETTQAYYARDPWTGGLWDFTGNGDGTLFWPGTPDRIGGTTDIPLASLRLKLVREGMEDYEYLKLLTDLGGGDEAQAIAKQLFPHPWQSDAKPADLLAARAQLAARIVALSSQAAPAASSSGAGGSAATSSPGGSAGSSASGTASGASGSGSGAASGCGAAGGDPAGLLTFLGGPLALAWRRRRLRAGAAR
- a CDS encoding DUF4091 domain-containing protein — its product is MALALLAAALLAAAAPAAPGVFGTAGALDKLRPGDPLPPGRAIELSAARGECESAQIAVRAARPLAALTAEAPALAGPSALAPALYRVATVELAAPSGPDGARGAWPDPLVPVRDGFFGEPRRAFPVAVPAGRLQAIWVELCVPAGAAPGRYRGAVRLADGARALAEVPVRLEVWPFALPATSAHTVTFGLPTRVGTKALGRPDDPVLARALAAALLRHRVSPHGLSYDPPAGDCTAARCALDWSAYDAEVGPILDGTLVPGVRGTFADARVRARDWEAPLADQVALLRAWREHFQARGWEGALWLYTLDEPKPGELPALARRARAAREAGVRTFVTSEPRPGLEGLVEAWAPNLVFFDGKGPAAFPGARRGGSGGWDGRPFWYASCLSHGCDELPAAGRARERMVREFAGWPGYEVDRPGASVRALGWLAERAGVAGELYYQTLEAWTREPWRDVRAFAGNGDGTLLYPGLPGELGGANPFPVESIRLKLVRDAIEDRELAALARRAGLGGLVDRLAARLAPSLRGFPREARPWLAAHDELGRALAEALSAPRPRGGDAAARRAPADRRGR
- a CDS encoding antibiotic biosynthesis monooxygenase family protein; this translates as MRTLRLGLAAALVALACSHRPAGPPAPPEATAPPPPGVARVWHGRVQAEKADAYAAYLASAITKFRTLPGNLGYELLREDGGAETHFMVVSYWTTAQAIHAYAGDDISRTRALPRDPEFLVDPEPLVHNYRVVVQDLAR
- a CDS encoding response regulator, which gives rise to MPCALVVDDSASQVLGIAAALTRAGYAPVHSAVDWAECRRALARDVPALIVLDVTMPGMVSGDVMAMQLRRNPRCVGARLVLYSGLREHDLAVLAERCGADAHLRKGDEAALVALCKQLVPPEVP
- a CDS encoding bacteriohemerythrin, whose amino-acid sequence is MSTLDPDALPEVAVAFMNADHREEARRLVALTEALSALSQGRGDRGEVVRRWTALVQHTREHFAREERAMEQTRFPPRDVHRAEHELVLSAMETEEQAFLQDGDAARLARYVDRALPDWLRRHIETMDLVTARFLAARGA
- a CDS encoding spermidine synthase, which gives rise to MKPWETIDRALAPDGTELVLARRGAEWVVRAGGHVLVSSRAHGSEEGLAALGLERAARRDTVLVGGLGLGYTVRAVLDRVPAGARVIVAELSRALVDWNRGPVSALAGRPLDDPRVRLQVSDVADRIAEATRAFDAILLDVDNGPSALVHGRNERLYGEAGVHLAFEALKPGGALAVWSAGPDDRYLAALRRAGFAAEAVPAPARAGSAGARHVVFLGVKSPRPAPRRRTSAGRP
- a CDS encoding M48 family metallopeptidase, which gives rise to MTSRPLALAAVALVLATGCAAARLPSLADGEPVMEQDERRMWRVAEEAEDDARHNGALDPDPALDRYLGQVLKKLLPARAAGRLRAHVFAVADPRLDAFALADGAIFVSTGLLCRLENEAQLAILLGHELTHALHRHAVVEHRTVKNSAAVSASFGGGLGLGRLGALATVAGYSRELEREADEEGLALAAGAGYDVAEAPRPFEHLLAWMEEEELEEPFLFADHPRLKDRIGNYRRLLATAYAGRKGGEKGQDRYLAAVRELYLRNARLDLAAGRFGPAERGAARYLELRPRSAPALALLGDVAGQRQEKGSEAKAAEHYRKALAIDPACPEAQRGLGLALARAGDKKGARPALRRYLELRPRAEDRAWIEAELAELEGKP